The Equus quagga isolate Etosha38 chromosome 2, UCLA_HA_Equagga_1.0, whole genome shotgun sequence genome has a window encoding:
- the SLC39A2 gene encoding zinc transporter ZIP2 isoform X1, with protein MALKRRRCRARDCAWQGVWSFWFRSSGRREPEEGPPCRERAGSWGRAPVSCARLCNQRQHRTERGSLQTPEIQKSGHSRMEPLLGVKIGCLFALLTLTLVCGLIPICFKWFQINAATGRHRRVLSLLGCTSAGVFLGAGFMHMTAEALEGIESEIQKFLKQNRTESEGSSSDDADSAQTDYPYGELIISLGFFLVFFLESLALQCCHGASEGSPVQEEEWGGAHVLGLHSHGPLPSPSRGPLRALVLLLSLSFHSVFEGLAVGLQPTVAATVQLCLAVLAHKGLVVFGVGLRLVRIGTGSRWAVFSILSLGLMSPLGLALGLAVAQGDSEAGRGLAQAVLEGVAAGTFLYVTFLEILPRDLAGPEAPLAKWSCVATGFAFMAFIALWA; from the exons ATGGCATTGAAGAGGAGAAGATGTAGAGCACGGGACTGTGCCTGGCAGGGAGTCTGGAGTTTCTGGTTTCGAAGTTCTGGAAGGCGTGAGCCAGAGGAGGGGCCTCCGTGCAGGGAGAGGGCGGGAAGCTGGGGCAGGGCCCCAGTCAGCTGTGCAAGGCTGTGCAACCAGAGGCAACACAGAACGGAAAGAGGATCCCTACAGACTCCTGAAATTCAGAAGAGTGGACACTCCAG GATGGAGCCACTTCTAGGAGTAAAAATTGGCTGCCTCTTTGCCCTGCTGACTCTCACTCTGGTCTGTGGCCTTATTCCCATCTGCTTCAAATGGTTCCAGATTAATGCAGCCACAG GTCGTCACCGCCGGGTCCTGAGTCTCCTGGGCTGCACTTCTGCTGGTGTTTTCCTGGGAGCAGGGTTCATGCACATGACTGCTGAAGCCCTGGAGGGAATTGAATCAGAGATCCAAAAGTTTCTGAAGCAG AACAGGACAGAAAGTGAGGGAAGTTCTTCTGATGATGCTGATTCAGCTCAG ACGGACTATCCCTATGGAGAGCTCATCATCTCCCTGGGCTTCTTCCTTGTCTTCTTTTTGGAGTCACTGGCACTGCAGTGCTGTCACGGAGCCTCTGAAGGATCACCAGTGCAGGAGGAGGAATGGGGCGGGGCTCATGTCCTTGGACTCCACAGCCATGggcctctcccctcaccctcacGGGGTCCCCTTCGAGCCCTTGTCCTCTTGCTTTCACTCTCCTTCCACTCTGTGTTTGAAGGTCTAGCTGTGGGGCTACAGCCAACAGTAGCTGCTACCGTGCAGCTCTGTCTTGCTGTCCTGGCTCACAAGGGGCTTGTAGTGTTTGGTGTAGGGCTGCGGCTGGTGCGGATAGGCACTGGATCACGATGGGCCGTGTTCTCCATACTGTCATTAGGTCTCATGTCTCCCCTGGGCCTTGCCCTAGGGCTGGCTGTGGCCCAAGGAGACTCTGAAGCGGGGCGAGGCTTAGCCCAGGCTGTGTTAGAGGGTGTGGCAGCTGGCACCTTCCTGTATGTCACCTTCTTAGAAATTCTGCCCCGGGATCTAGCTGGTCCTGAGGCCCCTCTAGCCAAGTGGAGCTGTGTAGCCACTGGTTTCGCCTTCATGGCATTTATTGCCTTGTGGGCCTGA
- the SLC39A2 gene encoding zinc transporter ZIP2 isoform X3, which produces MHMTAEALEGIESEIQKFLKQNRTESEGSSSDDADSAQTDYPYGELIISLGFFLVFFLESLALQCCHGASEGSPVQEEEWGGAHVLGLHSHGPLPSPSRGPLRALVLLLSLSFHSVFEGLAVGLQPTVAATVQLCLAVLAHKGLVVFGVGLRLVRIGTGSRWAVFSILSLGLMSPLGLALGLAVAQGDSEAGRGLAQAVLEGVAAGTFLYVTFLEILPRDLAGPEAPLAKWSCVATGFAFMAFIALWA; this is translated from the exons ATGCACATGACTGCTGAAGCCCTGGAGGGAATTGAATCAGAGATCCAAAAGTTTCTGAAGCAG AACAGGACAGAAAGTGAGGGAAGTTCTTCTGATGATGCTGATTCAGCTCAG ACGGACTATCCCTATGGAGAGCTCATCATCTCCCTGGGCTTCTTCCTTGTCTTCTTTTTGGAGTCACTGGCACTGCAGTGCTGTCACGGAGCCTCTGAAGGATCACCAGTGCAGGAGGAGGAATGGGGCGGGGCTCATGTCCTTGGACTCCACAGCCATGggcctctcccctcaccctcacGGGGTCCCCTTCGAGCCCTTGTCCTCTTGCTTTCACTCTCCTTCCACTCTGTGTTTGAAGGTCTAGCTGTGGGGCTACAGCCAACAGTAGCTGCTACCGTGCAGCTCTGTCTTGCTGTCCTGGCTCACAAGGGGCTTGTAGTGTTTGGTGTAGGGCTGCGGCTGGTGCGGATAGGCACTGGATCACGATGGGCCGTGTTCTCCATACTGTCATTAGGTCTCATGTCTCCCCTGGGCCTTGCCCTAGGGCTGGCTGTGGCCCAAGGAGACTCTGAAGCGGGGCGAGGCTTAGCCCAGGCTGTGTTAGAGGGTGTGGCAGCTGGCACCTTCCTGTATGTCACCTTCTTAGAAATTCTGCCCCGGGATCTAGCTGGTCCTGAGGCCCCTCTAGCCAAGTGGAGCTGTGTAGCCACTGGTTTCGCCTTCATGGCATTTATTGCCTTGTGGGCCTGA
- the SLC39A2 gene encoding zinc transporter ZIP2 isoform X2 → MEPLLGVKIGCLFALLTLTLVCGLIPICFKWFQINAATGRHRRVLSLLGCTSAGVFLGAGFMHMTAEALEGIESEIQKFLKQNRTESEGSSSDDADSAQTDYPYGELIISLGFFLVFFLESLALQCCHGASEGSPVQEEEWGGAHVLGLHSHGPLPSPSRGPLRALVLLLSLSFHSVFEGLAVGLQPTVAATVQLCLAVLAHKGLVVFGVGLRLVRIGTGSRWAVFSILSLGLMSPLGLALGLAVAQGDSEAGRGLAQAVLEGVAAGTFLYVTFLEILPRDLAGPEAPLAKWSCVATGFAFMAFIALWA, encoded by the exons ATGGAGCCACTTCTAGGAGTAAAAATTGGCTGCCTCTTTGCCCTGCTGACTCTCACTCTGGTCTGTGGCCTTATTCCCATCTGCTTCAAATGGTTCCAGATTAATGCAGCCACAG GTCGTCACCGCCGGGTCCTGAGTCTCCTGGGCTGCACTTCTGCTGGTGTTTTCCTGGGAGCAGGGTTCATGCACATGACTGCTGAAGCCCTGGAGGGAATTGAATCAGAGATCCAAAAGTTTCTGAAGCAG AACAGGACAGAAAGTGAGGGAAGTTCTTCTGATGATGCTGATTCAGCTCAG ACGGACTATCCCTATGGAGAGCTCATCATCTCCCTGGGCTTCTTCCTTGTCTTCTTTTTGGAGTCACTGGCACTGCAGTGCTGTCACGGAGCCTCTGAAGGATCACCAGTGCAGGAGGAGGAATGGGGCGGGGCTCATGTCCTTGGACTCCACAGCCATGggcctctcccctcaccctcacGGGGTCCCCTTCGAGCCCTTGTCCTCTTGCTTTCACTCTCCTTCCACTCTGTGTTTGAAGGTCTAGCTGTGGGGCTACAGCCAACAGTAGCTGCTACCGTGCAGCTCTGTCTTGCTGTCCTGGCTCACAAGGGGCTTGTAGTGTTTGGTGTAGGGCTGCGGCTGGTGCGGATAGGCACTGGATCACGATGGGCCGTGTTCTCCATACTGTCATTAGGTCTCATGTCTCCCCTGGGCCTTGCCCTAGGGCTGGCTGTGGCCCAAGGAGACTCTGAAGCGGGGCGAGGCTTAGCCCAGGCTGTGTTAGAGGGTGTGGCAGCTGGCACCTTCCTGTATGTCACCTTCTTAGAAATTCTGCCCCGGGATCTAGCTGGTCCTGAGGCCCCTCTAGCCAAGTGGAGCTGTGTAGCCACTGGTTTCGCCTTCATGGCATTTATTGCCTTGTGGGCCTGA